The following proteins are encoded in a genomic region of Cricetulus griseus strain 17A/GY chromosome 7, alternate assembly CriGri-PICRH-1.0, whole genome shotgun sequence:
- the Sox8 gene encoding transcription factor SOX-8: protein MLDMSEARAQPPCSPSGTASSMSHVEDSDSDAPPSPEGSEGLGRAGGGGRGDTAEAADERFPACIRDAVSQVLKGYDWSLVPMPVRGGGGGTLKAKPHVKRPMNAFMVWAQAARRKLADQYPHLHNAELSKTLGKLWRLLSESEKRPFVEEAERLRVQHKKDHPDYKYQPRRRKSVKAGRSDSDSGTELGHHPGGPMYKADAVLSDAHHHSDHTGQTHGPPTPPTTPKTDLHQASSGGKQELRLEGRRLVDSGRQNIDFSNVDISELSSEVISNMDTFDVHEFDQYLPLNGHSALPTEPSQATASGSYGGTSYSHSGATGIGASPVWAHKGAPSASASPTEAGPLRPHIKTEQLSPTHYNDQSHGSPGRADYGSYSAQASVTTAASATAASSFASAQCDYTDLQASNYYSPYPGYPPGLYQYPYFHSSRRPYASPLLNGLSMPPAHSPSSNWDQPVYTTLTRP from the exons ATGCTGGACATGAGTGAGGCCCGCGCCCAGCCGCCCTGCAGCCCGTCCGGCACCGCTAGCTCCATGTCACACGTGGAGGATTCAGATTCCGACGCGCCACCGTCGCCCGAGGGATCGGAGGGCCTGGGCCGCGCGGGGGGCGGCGGCCGAGGGGACACTGCTGAGGCCGCGGACGAACGCTTTCCAGCCTGCATCCGTGATGCCGTGTCACAGGTGCTTAAGGGCTATGACTGGAGTCTGGTACCTATGCCCGTGCGTGGTGGCGGTGGCGGCACGCTCAAGGCCAAGCCACACGTGAAGCGGCCCATGAACGCCTTCATGGTGTGGGCGCAGGCGGCGCGCCGCAAGCTGGCGGACCAGTACCCGCATCTCCACAACGCAGAGCTCAGCAAGACCCTGGGCAAGCTGTGGcg CTTGCTGAGTGAAAGTGAGAAGCGTCCTTTCGTGGAGGAGGCTGAGAGGCTCCGTGTCCAACACAAGAAAGACCACCCAGATTACAAATACCAGCCACGACGAAGAAAGAGTGTGAAGGCTGGCCGGAGTGACTCGGACTCTGGCACGGAACTGGGCCACCACCCTGGTGGTCCCATGTACAAAGCTGATGCAGTCCTTAGCGACGCGCACCACCACAGCGACCACACAG GCCAGACCCATGGGCCGCCGaccccacccaccacccccaaGACAGACCTGCATCAGGCCAGCAGTGGAGGCAAGCAAGAGCTAAGGCTGGAAGGGCGCCGCCTGGTGGACAGCGGGCGCCAGAACATCGACTTCAGCAATGTGGACATCTCTGAGCTCAGCAGCGAGGTTATCAGTAACATGGATACCTTCGATGTTCACGAGTTTGACCAGTACTTGCCCCTCAATGGCCACTCAGCCCTACCCACAGAGCCCAGCCAGgccactgcctctggctcctatGGGGGCACCTCCTACTCCCACTCCGGGGCAACTGGCATAGGGGCATCCCCTGTGTGGGCCCACAAGGGAGCTCCCTCGGCCTCAGCCTCGCCCACAGAGGCAGGACCCCTTCGGCCACATATCAAGACGGAGCAGCTGAGTCCTACCCACTATAATGACCAATCACATGGCTCACCTGGCCGTGCTGACTATGGCTCCTACAGTGCCCAAGCCAGTGTCACCACGGCTGCCTCTGCCACGGCTGCCAGCTCTTTCGCCAGTGCACAGTGTGACTACACTGACCTGCAGGCTTCCAACTACTACAGCCCCTACCCTGGCTACCCGCCCGGCCTCTACCAATACCCTTACTTCCACTCATCCCGCCGGCCCTATGCCTCACCACTGCTCAATGGGCTCTCAATGCCACCTGCACACAGCCCCAGCAGCAACTGGGACCAGCCTGTGTACACCACCCTGACCCGACCCTGA